The Carboxydocella sporoproducens DSM 16521 sequence CTTGTTTGGCCTGGTTCTTACCAAGGTGGGAGCAATTTTTGATATTCTGCAACAGCTGGCCAGTAAAGCCAATGTCAACCAGGCTTACCTGGGGACGGTGCTGAAAATAATCGGCATCGCTTATATAGCTGAATTCGGGGCCCAGGTTTGCCGGGATGCGGGAGAAGGAGCCATTGCTGGCAAGGTAGAGCTGGTAGCCAAAATCCTGATTCTGATCCTGGCGGTGCCGGTCATTCTGGCCATCATCCAGTCGGTCCTGGGGCTGATGCCATGAGGTGAAGAATATGAAAAGAAAACTGTTAATAATTCTGTTATTAGTCAGCCTGGTTCTGGCGGCTGGAATCCAGCCGGTACTGGCCGCCAGCCCGGAAAATCAGGTGGATCTCAGTGGCTTGCAGGAATACCTGGCTCGCATAGACCGGGAGCTGGCCCCCTATATGCCCCAGATCAATTTTCGGAATCTGCTGGAGAGTTTGAAACGGGGCGAGTGGTCTCTCGGTGTGGGACAAGTATTGAGTGGATTGCTTAGTTTTTTCTCCCGCCAGCTTCTGGCCAACCTGAAACTGCTGGGTCAATTGCTGGTGCTAGGGGTCCTGCTGGGGTTAACGCGGACGGTAGCTGATTCCCTGGAAAACAAGGGAGTGGCGGAAACAGCGGCGGCTATCATCTATTTAGTAGTGTTCACGATTGTTTTGAAAACCTTTGCCGTTACGGCTGGAGTTGCAATTGATGGAGTTAAGGAAATGACCCGGTTTATTCAGATTCTGGCACCTGTACTGTTAACCCTGGTGGTATTAACCGGCTCCTTTCTCGGTTCCTCCTTTTTCAGTACTATGCTGGTGGGAGCGGCAACCCTTACCGCTACTTTGATGGAATTTGTGGTAATACCTCTCATTGGTCTGGCTGCTTTACTGGGACTGGTTAATGAGGTAACCGGCAAAGTTCAAGTCAGCAAACTGGCCGGGTTACTGCGTACCGGTGCAGTTTTTGCTATCGGCCTTTTGATGACGGTGGTACTGGGCATTATATCCGTCCAGGGGGTAGGCAGTGGTGTAGCTGACGGGGTAGCTTTGCGAACGGCCAAATTTGCCACCGATGCTCTGGTCCCGGTGGTAGGTGGCATGCTCAGTGATGCTGTGGAAACGGTGGTGAGCGGGGCGGTTCTGATGAAAAGTGCAGTGGGTTTAACCGGCCTGGTTATTATTGCTCTCCTGGCCGTACTGCCCGCCTTAAAAATCCTGGCAGTTACTTTTACCCTGAAACTGGCGGCAGCTCTCCTGCAACCTTTGAGTGCCGGTAAACTGGCGGATGCCTTAGAGCAGGTAGACACAAGCCTGACCCTGATGTTCGGGGCGGTTGCTATTACCGGTTTAATGTTCTTCTTGATGATTTCCGGCTTGATCGCTGCCAGCAATCTGGCTACTGCCTTGCGCTAAGGAGGGGAAATATGGAGCTCTTGCGACAGATTGTAGGACAACTTCTGGTTTTGTCCTTGCTGGCCTTGCTGCTGGAGCTGCTCTTGCCCCGCAGTGGCCTGAAAGGGACTGTACGTCTGGTAATCGGCCTCTTCTTGCTGGTTACAGTGCTAGAACCAATTCTGGGACTAGTCAAGGAAGACTGGAGCAGCCGCTTACAGGCTTTTAGCGGAGGCGGCCTGCCACAAATTGAGACAGCCCTGCGGGAAGGGGAGCGATTACGTCAGGAAGCTCTGGCTGAAAGTGAAAACAGGCTGAAGGAACAACTGTCTCAGCAGGTTAGTGCAGTAGCCGAAAGCATAACCGGTGCCAGGGTGGATAAAATCGATGTCCGGTTGGATACCAGCGGGGGAAAAGTTCAATTACAGGAGCTGACTGTCCAGCTGGAAGCACAGGGGCTGGCCGAGCATCAGAGTGTGGATGTAATGGCCCGGGGTGAGAGCGGGGCAGGGGTGGATACCCGACGCCTGGCGAAAACTCTGGCCCGGCTGTATGGACTTGACCCCGGGCTAATAAAAATAACGGTGGGGAGGTAAGCAGCAGCTTCAGAAAACTAGACTATAATTGATTGTATTTAACTGTTTTGCTACAATAAAAAAATGGAACTATTATCCATTGGAGAAGCAGCAAAGTCCGGCAGGGTTTCGGGGAGCTGATCAGGAATGCCAAAGAAACACGAGAAGAACAAATTTAGCAT is a genomic window containing:
- the spoIIIAE gene encoding stage III sporulation protein AE encodes the protein MKRKLLIILLLVSLVLAAGIQPVLAASPENQVDLSGLQEYLARIDRELAPYMPQINFRNLLESLKRGEWSLGVGQVLSGLLSFFSRQLLANLKLLGQLLVLGVLLGLTRTVADSLENKGVAETAAAIIYLVVFTIVLKTFAVTAGVAIDGVKEMTRFIQILAPVLLTLVVLTGSFLGSSFFSTMLVGAATLTATLMEFVVIPLIGLAALLGLVNEVTGKVQVSKLAGLLRTGAVFAIGLLMTVVLGIISVQGVGSGVADGVALRTAKFATDALVPVVGGMLSDAVETVVSGAVLMKSAVGLTGLVIIALLAVLPALKILAVTFTLKLAAALLQPLSAGKLADALEQVDTSLTLMFGAVAITGLMFFLMISGLIAASNLATALR
- the spoIIIAD gene encoding stage III sporulation protein AD translates to MEIIQVVGVALLASLLILVLKQIRPELALFVTLVVAAGLFGLVLTKVGAIFDILQQLASKANVNQAYLGTVLKIIGIAYIAEFGAQVCRDAGEGAIAGKVELVAKILILILAVPVILAIIQSVLGLMP
- a CDS encoding stage III sporulation protein AF: MELLRQIVGQLLVLSLLALLLELLLPRSGLKGTVRLVIGLFLLVTVLEPILGLVKEDWSSRLQAFSGGGLPQIETALREGERLRQEALAESENRLKEQLSQQVSAVAESITGARVDKIDVRLDTSGGKVQLQELTVQLEAQGLAEHQSVDVMARGESGAGVDTRRLAKTLARLYGLDPGLIKITVGR